In Tenacibaculum pacificus, a single window of DNA contains:
- a CDS encoding CAP domain-containing protein gives MNNRPLRLLVVLCALILTSCSSNNDIELIELESYSKLNVKTIETEILSQINDYRINNGFSPLEKSDTIKLQSKKHTDYMIEKDIVSHDFFNTRKEYLNKNINAISVAENVAYGYSSAKSVVNAWIISNGHRNNIEGDFTHFDINAEKNLKGKWYFTNIFVKK, from the coding sequence ATGAATAACCGTCCCCTAAGGTTATTAGTAGTGCTGTGCGCACTAATTTTAACATCTTGCTCATCAAATAATGATATTGAATTAATAGAATTAGAAAGTTATAGTAAACTTAATGTAAAGACTATTGAAACAGAAATTCTAAGTCAAATTAATGACTATAGAATTAATAATGGATTCTCTCCTTTAGAAAAATCAGATACTATTAAATTACAATCAAAAAAACACACTGATTATATGATTGAAAAAGATATAGTTTCTCATGATTTTTTTAACACACGTAAAGAATACTTAAATAAAAATATAAATGCAATAAGTGTTGCTGAAAATGTTGCTTATGGGTATTCTTCAGCTAAATCTGTAGTAAATGCATGGATTATAAGTAATGGTCACCGAAATAATATTGAAGGAGATTTTACTCATTTTGATATTAATGCCGAAAAAAACTTAAAAGGTAAATGGTATTTTACTAATATTTTTGTAAAAAAATAA
- the miaE gene encoding tRNA-(ms[2]io[6]A)-hydroxylase: protein MLGLQFETETSWADIAKDNLQQILTDHAFLEQKAASNAVSIIINYSEETELVQSMSEIAIEEMQHFKMVHDFMVKRGMVLGREQKNDYAIRLQKFFTKTKDRTNALVQRLLIAALIEARSCERFKVFSENMEDEELSKFYKDLMISEANHYTIFLGFARKYQDKEIVDKKWNDLVAFEAEMMKNRGSEAKIHG, encoded by the coding sequence ATGTTAGGATTACAATTTGAAACCGAAACCTCTTGGGCAGATATTGCTAAAGACAACCTACAACAAATATTAACAGACCATGCTTTTTTAGAACAAAAAGCAGCTTCTAATGCTGTTTCTATAATTATTAATTATTCAGAAGAAACAGAACTTGTACAAAGTATGAGTGAAATTGCTATTGAAGAAATGCAACATTTTAAAATGGTTCATGATTTTATGGTAAAAAGAGGAATGGTTTTAGGAAGAGAACAAAAAAACGATTATGCTATTCGTTTGCAAAAATTTTTCACAAAAACAAAAGACCGTACAAATGCATTAGTACAACGTTTATTAATTGCTGCGTTAATTGAAGCAAGAAGTTGTGAGCGTTTTAAAGTTTTTTCTGAAAATATGGAAGATGAAGAATTATCTAAATTTTATAAAGATTTAATGATTTCTGAAGCAAACCATTATACTATCTTTTTAGGTTTTGCTCGTAAATATCAAGACAAAGAAATTGTAGATAAAAAATGGAATGATTTAGTTGCTTTTGAAGCCGAAATGATGAAAAATAGAGGTTCTGAAGCTAAAATACACGGATAA
- a CDS encoding chondroitinase-B domain-containing protein produces MNCNIIATALLSTTALVGYAQQSVTSIRDLENKASTLRAGDELVLTDGTYQNINLILSTSGTATNPIIIRAENTGQVFIEGNIKVELNGNHIVFKGFVFQNGKTAKEGDHTIKITGDYNTVSDCSFLNLGDPSRTKTSFDIYIYHANYNKIYYNEFIGKQSVGNNITINPGSYNEISRNRFSRPILGANSGSAIRLSATYNLVEYNYFFESDGEGEIITVKDDYNLLRYNTFRRSKGGLSLRHGDHCVVYGNYFFGESVPKTKGISIWGEHHFIVNNYFEDLKPVKTTNKYTGGKLQGAAVSFNCGSGPNAIRPTVPFFPVAHDVTFAYNTIITNSEMILDFTEDYLGGSTQKQYTPYNLSIRNNIFFERSDKKQIPFRNLSEASNVPDVTGLVFKDNFSFGNKNLGINTPATGLDTATSVAMQLDATLGIYTPIANPLLENNVNEPVNLPQIHTFAKQATIVRRDVLGKLKDTDHVGAVAFNPQSSRKIPEMTLLTTGPRSNTAVFPTNPIQANKVKHALYPNPASGSVYFRAKPNLVKAINAYKMQTLIASISFKYQNSAYELDISTLASGTYILEIQFPNKTITKNLIVR; encoded by the coding sequence ATGAATTGTAATATTATAGCTACAGCATTACTTTCTACTACTGCTTTAGTAGGGTATGCACAACAAAGTGTAACATCGATAAGAGATTTAGAAAATAAGGCTTCAACTTTAAGAGCAGGAGATGAACTTGTTTTAACAGATGGTACTTATCAAAATATTAATTTAATTTTATCCACTTCAGGTACAGCAACAAATCCTATAATTATTCGTGCAGAAAATACAGGACAAGTATTTATAGAAGGAAATATTAAGGTAGAATTAAATGGTAATCATATTGTTTTCAAAGGTTTTGTTTTTCAGAATGGAAAAACAGCTAAAGAAGGAGATCATACAATAAAAATAACAGGAGATTACAATACCGTTAGTGATTGTAGTTTTTTAAATTTAGGAGATCCTTCAAGAACAAAAACGAGTTTTGATATTTATATATATCATGCAAATTATAATAAAATTTATTATAATGAATTTATAGGGAAGCAAAGTGTGGGTAATAATATAACTATAAACCCTGGTTCGTATAATGAAATTAGTAGAAATAGGTTTTCACGACCTATTTTAGGAGCTAATTCAGGTTCAGCAATACGTTTGAGCGCTACTTATAATTTAGTAGAATATAATTACTTTTTTGAAAGTGATGGTGAGGGAGAAATTATTACTGTAAAAGATGATTATAATTTATTGAGATATAACACTTTTAGACGTTCTAAAGGTGGGTTATCTTTACGACATGGAGATCATTGTGTGGTATATGGAAATTACTTTTTTGGTGAATCAGTACCAAAAACCAAAGGGATTTCTATTTGGGGTGAACATCATTTTATCGTAAATAATTATTTTGAAGATTTAAAACCTGTAAAAACAACTAATAAATACACTGGAGGTAAACTACAAGGTGCAGCAGTTTCTTTTAATTGTGGAAGTGGTCCAAATGCAATTAGACCAACAGTTCCTTTTTTTCCTGTAGCTCATGATGTAACTTTTGCCTACAATACTATTATTACTAATAGTGAAATGATTTTAGATTTTACAGAAGATTATTTAGGCGGGTCTACACAAAAACAATATACGCCTTATAATTTATCTATTAGAAATAATATCTTTTTTGAACGTTCTGATAAAAAACAAATACCATTTCGTAATTTATCAGAAGCTTCAAATGTACCAGATGTTACGGGGCTAGTTTTTAAAGATAATTTTTCTTTTGGAAATAAAAATTTGGGGATTAATACGCCTGCAACAGGTTTAGATACAGCAACATCAGTAGCAATGCAATTAGATGCTACTTTAGGAATTTATACCCCAATAGCAAATCCTTTATTAGAAAACAATGTTAATGAACCTGTTAATTTACCTCAGATACACACTTTTGCTAAGCAAGCTACAATAGTAAGAAGAGATGTATTAGGAAAATTAAAAGATACAGATCATGTAGGAGCAGTAGCTTTCAACCCTCAATCTAGTAGAAAAATTCCAGAAATGACGTTATTAACTACAGGACCGAGAAGTAATACGGCAGTTTTTCCTACTAATCCAATACAAGCAAATAAAGTAAAGCATGCTTTATATCCTAATCCAGCATCGGGTTCTGTATATTTTAGAGCAAAACCTAACTTAGTAAAAGCTATAAATGCATATAAAATGCAAACTTTGATAGCATCTATTTCTTTTAAATATCAAAATTCGGCATATGAATTAGATATTTCTACTCTTGCTTCTGGAACTTATATTTTAGAGATTCAATTTCCTAATAAAACGATAACAAAAAATTTGATAGTACGCTAA
- a CDS encoding OmpA family protein, with the protein MKTKITFLILFFLVLCSFSQKRVADKFFKNYSYIKAAEFYEKAVEKGDSSTYVLTRLGDCYYNNSNSEKATKWYRLAAKTDKGLSSETIYKYAQSLRSAGQYNKAEEWLKKLPNNKKSSTKIDYEKLKTLNKDSVKVSNLAINTKNSDFGAYVHNNKFVFASTKNKKGRIYKWNNEPYLDLYEALIDDIKDVKNIKNVTPIKSSEINTSFHESNIAITSDGKTMYFTRNNLTKRKKLDYDKKGTSHLKILKATLINGNWTNIKELPINDDIHSNGHPALSPDDKTLYFTSDRPGGYGLTDIYKTAILPNGSYGEPINMGESINTSGREMFPFVSKQYVFYFSSDGYQNLGFLDIFKSNLLKNNSSEVINMGAPFNSRYDDFSFFINKDNQTGYFSSNRPKGKGHDDIYGFESYKCKQLLKGKTFDIKTDEILTNTLVELINNKGKVINNFTTGLDASYSFEVDCNSKYKLRGSKKDYKEDFKSVITTSIRNKEIVKNLYLTPLIIDKEIVISPIFFDFDKSSIRSDAAFELEYVVKVLKNHPKMIIKIESHTDSRGDDNYNETLSDKRAKSTRDYILSRGIESSRIESAIGFGEKQLVNKCINNAICTEEEHQKNRRSKFIIINDYN; encoded by the coding sequence ATGAAAACAAAAATCACATTCTTAATATTATTTTTTTTAGTTCTTTGTTCTTTTTCTCAAAAAAGAGTTGCAGATAAATTTTTTAAAAACTACTCTTATATTAAAGCTGCTGAATTTTATGAAAAAGCAGTTGAAAAAGGAGATAGTAGTACGTATGTATTAACTCGTTTAGGTGATTGTTATTATAATAATTCGAATTCTGAAAAAGCCACAAAGTGGTATCGATTAGCTGCTAAAACTGATAAAGGCTTAAGTAGTGAAACTATTTATAAATACGCACAATCTTTAAGAAGTGCAGGACAGTATAATAAAGCTGAAGAGTGGTTGAAAAAGTTACCAAATAATAAAAAATCATCAACCAAAATAGATTATGAAAAACTAAAAACACTAAATAAAGATTCTGTAAAAGTTAGTAATTTAGCTATAAATACTAAAAATTCTGATTTTGGAGCGTACGTACATAATAACAAATTTGTATTTGCTTCAACTAAAAATAAAAAAGGAAGAATCTATAAGTGGAATAATGAGCCTTATCTAGATTTATATGAAGCTTTAATAGATGACATTAAGGATGTTAAAAACATAAAAAATGTTACACCTATAAAATCATCAGAAATAAATACAAGTTTTCATGAATCAAATATCGCTATTACAAGTGATGGTAAAACAATGTATTTCACAAGAAATAACTTAACAAAAAGAAAGAAATTAGATTACGATAAAAAAGGAACATCACATTTAAAAATACTTAAAGCAACTTTAATTAATGGTAATTGGACTAATATAAAAGAACTTCCTATAAATGATGATATACACTCAAATGGTCATCCAGCTTTAAGTCCAGATGATAAAACGTTATATTTTACTTCAGATAGGCCTGGAGGTTATGGTTTAACTGATATTTATAAAACAGCTATTTTACCTAATGGTTCTTATGGTGAGCCAATAAATATGGGGGAAAGTATTAATACAAGTGGTAGAGAAATGTTCCCATTTGTATCAAAACAGTACGTGTTTTACTTTTCATCTGATGGTTATCAAAATCTAGGTTTTTTAGATATATTTAAATCTAATTTATTAAAAAATAATTCATCAGAGGTTATTAATATGGGAGCGCCATTTAATAGTAGATACGATGATTTTTCTTTTTTTATAAATAAAGATAATCAAACAGGTTATTTTTCTTCTAATAGACCTAAAGGAAAAGGACATGATGATATTTATGGTTTTGAATCTTATAAATGTAAACAGCTTCTAAAGGGTAAGACTTTTGATATTAAAACAGATGAAATTTTAACAAATACATTAGTCGAGTTAATAAATAATAAAGGAAAAGTAATTAATAATTTTACAACAGGTTTAGATGCATCTTATTCATTTGAGGTAGATTGTAATAGTAAATATAAATTAAGAGGTTCTAAGAAAGATTATAAAGAGGATTTTAAAAGTGTAATTACTACAAGTATTAGAAATAAAGAAATAGTTAAAAACTTATATTTAACTCCTTTAATTATAGATAAAGAAATAGTGATAAGCCCAATATTTTTTGATTTTGATAAATCAAGTATAAGATCTGATGCAGCATTTGAGTTAGAGTATGTTGTTAAAGTTTTAAAAAATCATCCTAAAATGATAATTAAAATTGAATCTCATACAGATAGTAGAGGTGATGATAATTATAATGAAACTTTATCAGATAAAAGAGCCAAATCAACAAGAGATTATATTTTATCAAGAGGTATAGAATCTTCAAGAATAGAAAGCGCTATTGGTTTTGGAGAAAAACAATTAGTAAATAAGTGTATTAATAATGCAATCTGTACAGAAGAAGAGCATCAAAAAAATAGACGTTCAAAATTTATTATTATAAATGATTATAACTAA
- a CDS encoding DUF4268 domain-containing protein: protein MFSKEESAQIRQEFWTSFGKSFPRKWLLYNTKIKGFAFKFQGDRKTASVCLDFEHLDEIANELLYDKLLSLKNILETEYLPEVIYHENFELDNRKIIRRIYVPYDKKFSIHNKNTWRDCYEFYVATMEQFEMFFYEYEDIIRDAI from the coding sequence ATGTTTAGCAAAGAAGAGTCAGCACAAATACGTCAAGAATTTTGGACAAGTTTTGGAAAATCTTTTCCAAGAAAATGGTTATTATATAATACAAAAATAAAAGGATTCGCTTTTAAATTTCAAGGAGATCGTAAAACAGCTTCGGTTTGTTTAGATTTTGAACATCTTGATGAAATTGCTAATGAATTATTATATGATAAATTATTATCGTTAAAAAATATTTTAGAAACAGAATATTTACCAGAAGTTATTTATCACGAAAACTTTGAATTAGATAACAGAAAAATTATTCGTCGTATTTATGTTCCTTATGATAAAAAATTTAGCATCCATAATAAAAATACTTGGAGAGACTGCTATGAGTTTTATGTAGCTACGATGGAACAGTTTGAAATGTTTTTCTACGAATATGAAGACATTATTAGAGACGCTATTTAG
- a CDS encoding alpha-2-macroglobulin family protein: MNNFMKIIAVTLLLLMFNSCEKSVEEKSTVDNYTEYVSVFPEEIISSVADFRFILKKTPKVTTVSNDVITVNPQVKGEVFLDGNKISFIPSEKLKSNTEYTVTLHLSKLYDDISDDLQNFTTKVKTKELLFNVTLSAPIVSSKNTYAVEGVVNISDVIASDKLSELVKATYNNSDISMNFETSETLVSQAFFKIKNLKRLEEDRDIKVIWDGSSINSSSKGERVLTITGKNNFKVLSIEVIDTDKQHIEVSFSDPIKKSQDLQGLIAFKNAQKRRFTYKVTNNIVTIYPKSSFKNKVELQVFKGIKNTEGFSLKHGYSQTLHFKQLKPLVSFIKSGTIIPSSTNLKINFKAVNLKAVDVSVYKIYKNNVLQFLQNNNLSNQGNLRYVGRPEAKYTVNLTDKGVDLTKENAFAIDLSEILSIENGAMYRVEFSFNKKYSNYTCDETTNTNTIVYGKKEVDTREYDNPNYYNYDRYRWSDRENPCTDSYFYNKNISTNVLATNLGVIVKKGNNKTTFIAVTNLLTTKPVANASVTLYNLQQQAVITATTNTDGIANFNGISNAFFAKVTKDENTTYIKLNDGNALSMSKFDVSGTKLQKGIKGYVYGERGVWRPGDQLFLTFVLNDNANPIPEKHPIKFELINPQGKITERKVLSKNNINVYRYTPKTSQDAITGNWKLRVSVGGAVFNKTLKIETIKPNRLKIKLKTTADFIKADTDIDGDVEVKWLHGAIARNLKLDINGKFRQIKTEFPKFKSYNFDDITRNFRTEDFKVLDGTLNNDGETSFSVSPSLESKAPGMLKASFITKVYENGGDFSTDVFSKKVSPYKTYAGLLNASEQQSKNYLFTDEKYTFNVASVNENGVGVANNLEVKVYKISWRWWWSTSDNGLSNYDGTRHHQAYKTLQVKTNANGKGYFDLNISENDWGRYLIKVTDKRSKHVTSNVVYFDWPSWYGKKRGNQDKTNATMLVFTTDKESYEVNETATVKFPSSEGGRALITIENGTEVLDHFWVETTAKQTAFKFPVLANYTPNVFVNISLLQKHSQTVNDLPIRMYGSIPMLVNNPETKLAPVIELADEIRPESITKIKVKEEKGKAMTYTIALVDDGLLDLTRFKTPNPWNTFYARQSLGVKTWDVFDDVVGAYGGKVNQILSIGGDESEAGSKNKKANRFKPMVTYLGPFNLEKGASKTHTIKIPKYIGSVRAMVVAADVKNNAYGSVEKTALVRKPVMILASLPRKITPQETVTLPVNVFAMLPSIKKVKVTVQPNESFTILGDKTKVLSFNEPDEKMVYFTLKVNDFKGIGKVEIDAVSGSEKASYEVEIDVLNPNPISTEVKDLVLKSNEKSALNFITFGSAGTNTASVELSTLPPMNFTKRMEYLIQYPHGCVEQTTSSAFPQLFLAEIFELSEEKQQDIERNIKATIQRLSGFQLSNGGLSYWQGNSTANSWGTSYAGHFMIEASKKGYALPIGFKSKWISYQKQQARNWRNNSYYGNNSLSQAYRLYTLSLANSADIASMNRLRETSGTSNEAKMRLASAYALIGKKSIAKGILSKLRVNDYSKKRYSNYGSETRNKAMALETYILLNDEIKGIKLAKQISEILSGDKWMSTQTTSYSLLSMSKYALQNGENSGINATYILNKKSENVNTSKALFTDDLNDVNKENTITVSNNSKGVLYVRVFNKGILPVGKEKVIQKNIETTVSYKTKEGTTISIDNLSQGTNFVAEVTVKNMTNDKVENIALTQYIPSGWEIVNTRFTEFGNNTTSSEVDFTDIRDASISNYFTLKEHQKKTFTVLLNASYLGTYYLPGVQVEAMYDNDYIARTKGNWIKVIK; encoded by the coding sequence ATGAATAATTTTATGAAAATAATAGCAGTAACATTATTGCTATTGATGTTTAATTCCTGTGAAAAATCTGTAGAAGAGAAAAGTACTGTTGATAATTATACGGAATATGTTTCAGTATTTCCTGAGGAAATAATTTCATCTGTTGCTGATTTTAGATTTATATTAAAAAAAACACCTAAAGTAACTACAGTTAGTAATGATGTTATTACGGTAAATCCACAGGTGAAAGGTGAGGTTTTTTTAGATGGAAATAAAATTTCTTTTATTCCTTCAGAAAAATTAAAAAGTAATACAGAATATACGGTAACACTTCATTTATCAAAATTATATGATGATATTTCTGATGATTTACAAAATTTTACGACAAAAGTAAAAACTAAAGAACTACTTTTTAACGTAACCTTATCAGCACCTATTGTTTCTAGTAAAAATACATATGCTGTAGAAGGTGTGGTAAATATTAGTGATGTTATTGCTTCGGATAAATTATCAGAATTAGTTAAAGCAACGTATAATAATTCTGATATTTCGATGAATTTTGAAACATCAGAAACACTTGTTTCTCAAGCTTTTTTTAAAATTAAAAATTTAAAAAGATTAGAAGAAGATAGAGATATAAAAGTTATTTGGGATGGAAGTAGTATTAATTCTAGTTCAAAAGGAGAACGTGTTTTAACAATAACAGGTAAAAATAATTTTAAAGTATTAAGTATTGAAGTTATTGATACAGATAAACAACATATTGAAGTTAGTTTTTCTGACCCTATTAAAAAATCACAAGATTTACAGGGATTAATAGCTTTTAAAAATGCTCAAAAAAGAAGATTTACATATAAAGTAACAAATAATATTGTAACTATTTATCCGAAGAGTTCGTTTAAAAACAAAGTAGAATTACAAGTTTTTAAAGGAATTAAAAATACAGAAGGATTTTCTTTAAAACATGGTTACAGTCAAACGTTACATTTTAAACAATTAAAGCCTTTAGTAAGTTTTATAAAAAGCGGAACTATAATTCCGAGTTCAACTAATTTAAAAATTAATTTTAAAGCTGTTAATTTAAAAGCTGTTGATGTTTCGGTATATAAAATATATAAAAATAATGTTTTACAGTTTTTACAAAATAATAATTTAAGTAATCAAGGTAATTTACGTTATGTAGGTCGTCCTGAAGCTAAATATACAGTAAATCTTACGGATAAAGGTGTTGACTTAACAAAAGAAAATGCTTTTGCTATAGATTTATCTGAAATTCTATCTATAGAAAATGGCGCAATGTATAGAGTTGAATTTTCATTCAATAAAAAATACTCTAATTACACTTGTGATGAAACTACTAATACAAATACTATTGTTTATGGTAAAAAAGAAGTAGATACAAGAGAATATGATAATCCTAATTATTATAATTATGATCGTTATAGATGGAGTGACAGAGAAAATCCGTGTACAGATTCGTATTTTTATAATAAAAATATTAGTACTAATGTTTTGGCGACTAACTTAGGAGTTATTGTTAAAAAAGGAAATAACAAAACTACTTTTATTGCTGTTACTAATTTATTAACAACAAAACCTGTTGCTAATGCTTCTGTAACCTTATATAATTTGCAACAACAAGCTGTTATAACGGCAACAACAAATACTGATGGTATTGCTAATTTTAACGGAATTAGTAATGCATTTTTTGCAAAAGTAACTAAAGATGAAAATACAACTTACATTAAGTTAAATGATGGAAATGCTTTATCAATGAGTAAGTTTGATGTTTCAGGAACAAAACTTCAAAAAGGAATTAAAGGATATGTTTATGGTGAACGAGGTGTTTGGCGACCTGGTGATCAATTATTTTTGACTTTTGTTTTAAATGATAATGCAAATCCAATACCAGAAAAGCATCCTATTAAATTTGAACTGATTAATCCGCAAGGGAAAATTACAGAAAGAAAAGTACTTTCTAAAAATAATATAAATGTATATAGATATACTCCGAAAACCAGTCAAGATGCAATTACAGGAAATTGGAAATTAAGAGTAAGCGTTGGTGGTGCGGTTTTTAATAAAACACTTAAAATTGAAACTATAAAACCAAACCGTTTAAAAATTAAGTTAAAAACCACAGCCGATTTTATTAAAGCTGATACAGATATTGATGGAGATGTTGAAGTAAAATGGTTACATGGTGCAATTGCAAGAAATTTAAAGTTAGATATTAACGGTAAATTTAGACAGATAAAAACGGAGTTTCCAAAATTTAAAAGTTATAATTTTGATGATATTACTCGAAATTTTAGAACAGAAGATTTTAAGGTATTAGATGGAACATTAAATAACGATGGTGAAACAAGCTTTTCAGTATCACCAAGTTTAGAAAGTAAAGCTCCAGGAATGTTAAAGGCTAGTTTTATAACAAAAGTTTATGAAAATGGTGGAGATTTTAGTACTGATGTATTTTCTAAAAAAGTATCACCTTATAAAACTTATGCTGGTTTATTAAACGCATCAGAACAACAATCTAAAAATTATTTATTTACAGATGAAAAATATACATTTAATGTAGCATCAGTAAATGAAAATGGTGTAGGAGTTGCTAATAATTTAGAAGTAAAAGTATATAAAATCTCTTGGCGTTGGTGGTGGAGTACTTCTGATAATGGGCTTTCTAATTATGATGGAACACGTCATCATCAAGCATATAAAACATTACAAGTAAAAACAAATGCTAACGGGAAAGGTTATTTTGATTTAAATATAAGTGAAAATGATTGGGGACGTTATCTTATTAAAGTAACAGATAAGAGAAGTAAACATGTTACTTCAAATGTTGTTTATTTTGATTGGCCTTCTTGGTATGGAAAGAAAAGAGGAAATCAAGATAAAACAAATGCAACGATGCTAGTTTTTACTACAGATAAAGAATCTTATGAAGTAAATGAAACTGCTACAGTAAAATTTCCATCATCAGAAGGAGGAAGAGCTTTAATTACTATTGAAAATGGAACAGAAGTTTTAGATCATTTTTGGGTAGAAACAACAGCTAAGCAAACAGCATTTAAATTTCCTGTATTAGCGAATTATACGCCTAATGTATTTGTAAATATTTCGTTATTACAAAAACATAGTCAAACGGTTAACGATTTACCAATTCGTATGTATGGTTCAATTCCTATGTTAGTAAATAATCCTGAAACTAAATTAGCTCCAGTAATTGAATTAGCAGATGAAATAAGACCCGAATCAATAACTAAAATAAAGGTTAAAGAAGAAAAAGGAAAAGCAATGACTTATACAATTGCTTTGGTTGATGATGGATTATTAGATTTAACTCGATTTAAAACACCAAATCCGTGGAATACATTTTATGCACGTCAATCATTAGGAGTAAAAACTTGGGATGTTTTTGATGATGTAGTAGGTGCTTACGGAGGAAAAGTAAATCAGATTTTAAGTATTGGAGGAGATGAATCAGAAGCGGGAAGTAAAAATAAAAAAGCCAATAGATTTAAACCAATGGTAACTTATTTAGGTCCTTTTAATTTAGAAAAAGGAGCTAGTAAAACACATACAATAAAAATACCTAAATATATCGGTTCGGTACGTGCCATGGTAGTTGCTGCCGATGTTAAAAATAACGCTTACGGAAGTGTTGAAAAAACAGCTTTAGTACGTAAACCTGTAATGATCTTAGCATCATTACCTCGTAAAATAACGCCTCAAGAAACTGTAACATTACCTGTTAACGTATTTGCAATGTTACCTTCTATAAAAAAGGTTAAGGTTACAGTACAGCCAAATGAATCATTTACTATTTTGGGTGATAAAACAAAAGTATTATCTTTTAATGAACCTGATGAAAAAATGGTTTATTTTACCTTGAAAGTAAATGATTTTAAAGGAATTGGAAAAGTAGAAATAGACGCAGTTTCAGGAAGTGAAAAAGCATCCTACGAAGTAGAAATAGATGTTTTAAATCCGAATCCTATAAGTACAGAAGTAAAAGATTTAGTGTTAAAATCAAATGAAAAAAGTGCGCTTAATTTTATCACATTTGGTAGTGCTGGCACTAATACGGCAAGTGTAGAATTATCTACATTACCTCCAATGAATTTTACCAAACGTATGGAATATTTAATTCAATATCCGCATGGTTGTGTAGAGCAAACTACTTCAAGTGCTTTTCCTCAGTTGTTTTTGGCTGAGATATTTGAATTATCCGAAGAAAAACAACAAGATATTGAGAGAAATATAAAAGCTACTATTCAACGATTATCAGGTTTTCAATTATCAAATGGAGGTTTGTCTTATTGGCAAGGAAATAGCACGGCAAATAGTTGGGGAACATCTTATGCAGGTCATTTTATGATAGAAGCATCTAAAAAAGGATATGCGTTACCTATTGGTTTTAAATCGAAATGGATTAGTTATCAAAAACAACAAGCACGTAATTGGCGAAATAATTCTTATTACGGAAACAATTCTTTATCACAAGCGTACCGATTATACACATTGAGTTTGGCAAATAGTGCTGATATTGCCTCGATGAATCGTTTGCGTGAAACAAGTGGTACTTCTAATGAAGCAAAAATGAGATTAGCAAGTGCATATGCATTAATTGGTAAAAAATCAATTGCAAAAGGTATTTTAAGTAAGTTAAGAGTAAATGATTATAGTAAAAAACGTTATTCAAATTATGGTTCTGAAACCCGCAATAAAGCCATGGCATTAGAAACTTATATTTTATTAAATGATGAAATAAAAGGAATAAAATTAGCTAAACAAATTTCTGAAATTTTATCTGGAGATAAATGGATGAGTACACAAACAACATCATATAGTTTATTGTCAATGAGTAAATATGCTTTACAGAATGGCGAAAATTCAGGTATTAATGCAACTTATATTTTAAATAAAAAATCAGAAAATGTTAATACTTCTAAAGCTTTATTTACTGATGATTTAAATGATGTTAACAAAGAAAATACAATTACTGTTTCTAATAATAGTAAAGGTGTTTTATATGTTAGAGTATTTAATAAAGGAATTTTACCTGTAGGTAAAGAAAAAGTGATTCAGAAAAATATAGAAACAACTGTTTCTTATAAAACGAAAGAAGGTACTACGATATCTATAGATAATTTATCACAAGGAACAAATTTTGTAGCTGAGGTTACTGTAAAAAATATGACAAATGATAAGGTAGAAAATATAGCTTTAACACAATATATTCCGTCAGGATGGGAAATTGTAAATACCCGTTTTACTGAATTTGGAAATAATACAACATCTTCAGAAGTAGATTTTACAGATATTCGTGATGCTAGTATTAGTAATTATTTTACGTTAAAAGAGCATCAGAAAAAAACATTTACAGTGTTATTAAACGCATCGTATTTAGGAACTTATTATTTACCAGGTGTGCAAGTAGAAGCAATGTATGATAATGATTATATAGCCAGAACAAAAGGAAACTGGATTAAAGTTATCAAGTAA